Below is a genomic region from Salmo trutta chromosome 19, fSalTru1.1, whole genome shotgun sequence.
TAGgccagttgagtatctggagcatcagcatttgtgggttcgattacaggctcaaaatggccagaaacaaagactttcttctgaaactcgtcagtctattcttgttctgagaaatgaaggctattccatgtgagaaattgacaagaaactgaagatctcgtacaatgctgtgtactactcccttcacagaacagcacaaactgcctctaaccagaatagaaagaagagtgggtggcccctgtgcacaactgagcaagaggacaagtacattagagtttctagtttgagaaacagacgcctcactggtcctcaactggcagcttcattaaatagtacccgcaaaacaccagtctcaatgtcaacagtgaagaggtgactccgggatgctggccttctaggcagagttgcaaagaaaaagccatatgtcagactggccaataaaaataaaagattggcaaaagaacacagacactggacagaggaactctgcctagaaggccagcatcccggagtcgccagtttgcactgttctgtgaggGGGTGTAGTACTGTACAAAGCGTTGTACGACATCTTCAGTgtcttgccaatttctcgcatggaatagcctacatttgtcagaacaagaatagactgatgagtttcataAGAAAAGGTCTttatggccattttgagcctgtaatcaaacccacaaatgctgatgctccagatactcaactggcctaaagaaggccagttttattgcttctttaatcagaacgacagttttcagctgtgctaacataattgcaaaagggttctctcatgatcaattagccttttaaaatgataaacctggattagctaacacaacgtgccattggaacacaggagtgatggttgctgataatgggcctctgtacgccaatgtagatattccataaaaaaaaatcaatagtcatttacaacattaacaatatctacactgtgctttgatcaatttgatgttattttaaatggacaaaaaatgtgcttttctttcaaaaacaaggacatttctaagtgaccctaaacttttgattggtagtgtacatgcatacatacataacattacacacagacaacaatatgcattcaaacacacacacaaaaacaactatGCTCAAACACACATTGATACGcacactgaaaacacacacacaacagtaatACTGGTACCCAGAGTGAGCAGGCTGCGGTTGATGTTGCCTGTCTCTTCCAATAATTCCTCTATAgagtctccctctctcaccctctcactgCCTGCCAGGTCTACTACGCACAGCTTCCCCTGGGTTGACATGCCCtggcagagagaaggagggggagagagaaagagaagtgaggaagaaagggagaaaggggtAACTCTCTCCCCCCCCAGCCTTGCTAGATCTAccatagagacagagggagtgtgtgtgtgtgtgtgtgtgtgtaactggtatgaaatggctagctatttagtggtgcgcgctagtagcgtttcaatcggtgatgtcactcgctctgagaccttgaagtagttgttccccttgctcagTGGAGGAAAATGTTGATGTGTTcaaagggtccctggtttgaaccCAGGTTGGTGCAAGGAGATGGACAAATAACAAGactgttacattggtgctgtGACCTTGATCAATCAGTTGGACTCTGCCCAGCTGATGGGGTTGCTGCAGAGAAGGAGGAGGTCAAATGGGGGTGAGTGTAACTGGTGTGAAAAAGCTAGGTAGTTAGAGGTGTGCGCGCtagtagtgtttcaatcggtgacgtcactggctctgagaccttgaaataGTTGTTTCCTTTGCTCTGCAAAGGCTGCAGCTTTTGTGGAGCTATAGGTTACAATGCTTTGTGGGAGGCAAGTGTTGTGTTCAGAGGGTCTCTGGTTTGAggcaaggagagggatggaagaatgtgtgtgtgtaccttgatgTGGACAGTTAGGATGGAGTGACTACGGCTGGAATGTTCATTCTGGGAGTGAGAGGAGCTCTGTCTGTTCTGCATCCCTGAGGGAGAGAAATAGGGGGTACAAATGAACTGTTATCTTGAGGGAGAGCGATGGGGGGTACAAATTAACTATTACACttagggagagagacggggggtaCAAATTAACTGTTGCACTGAGGGGGAGAAATGGGGGGGCATAAATGAACTATTACACTGAGGGAGAGCGATTGGGGGCACAAATTAACTGTTATgcttagggagagagagggggggtacacATTTTACAAttacactgagggagagagaggtgggtacAAATTAACTGtaacactgagggagagagatgggggggtacAAATGAACTGTTACACTGAGGGAGAGCGATAGGGGGGTACAAATTAACTGCTACActtggagagagatggggggtacAAATGAACTGTTACACTGAGGAAGAAAGATAGGGGGGTACAAATGAACTGCTACACTGAGGGAGTGAGATAGGGGGGTACAAATTAACTGTTACACTgtgggagagagataggggggtaCAAATGAAATGTTACACTgtgggagagagataggggggtaCAAATGAAATGTTACACTGTGGGAGAGAGATAGGGCGGTACAAATTAACTGTTACACTGTGGGAGAGCGAAAGGGGTACAAATTAACTGTTACACTGTGGGAGAGCGAAAGGGGTACAAATTAACTGttacactgagggagagagatagggggtaCAAATTACATCTTTCCATGGGAGGTtcgaagatttagcaattttacaGATTCTGCACATGTTGCTATAGGGTGGAGAAACATTTAGTCCATGTTAATATGATCtgtgagaatgactaacaaaatcaatgtggcCCGCCTAAGCGGTCGCTTATGTCGCTTTTGCCTCGGGCCGGCCCTGAGCACACACACCAGGACAAAACGTTTTAGTGGTGCAGGCAGAGacagaaaaataacattttatttgtggtATATCAATGGAGAAAATAATCAAATACATGCAtctccctcacctccctccaGTATTCTCATGAAACTGTCCAGGTTGTGGAACTCTACTACTGACAGGTTCTCTACGTAGAACCCTTGGGTTCTGCTGCCGCGCACTGCCAACGAGTATGGCAGACATGGGTTCAGCAGGTCATGCACCTAGATAGATACACACGAGTGAATTTTGAACACACAGTCACtattgtgtgtgtgcctttgtgtgtaacttgtgtgtgtgtgtctaccataCCTGTTCATTATAGATCTCCAGGTATGAGGCATAGAGGTGAAAGCCCTCCTCTGATTGGCCAACCAGCTGAAGAAGGTATGACAGAGAACGCTGCATTAGACCTGCCAGCAAGGCATCATGAGAGCCCTCCAAGAACTGGAGGAGAGGAAGCCAAGAAAGGGTGAGAGGTCAAGTACAGACGTAAGGAAATAGGGAAGGATGCATTTCTTAAGAAGTTAAAAGATTCTCTGAAGACAGGAGTCATGCTTCAGCTCAGAGTCTCTGTCCTTTTTTTTTACGATCAACTGTTTAATATAATTGTATTTTTGTTGAAACAAAAGGACTAATGTAGACAAGACTCTGTCTTTCTCCTTACTAACTACTGGATGAACAGGGGTATTACTGACACTTGTTCAGAGCAGACTTAGCTAGTATGAGGAAGCTCCCTCTTAATACTGACCAGAGAGTGTGGCCCAGTGATGGTGTATGTTTTTCCTGACCCTGTCTGTCCAAAGGCAAACACAGTACAGCAGAACCTGCCATAGAGAACAACAGATGAAGATGATGGTGTCCCTAGTCATTCAACTGTTGTTTCTGCATTGTGTAGCAAAATGAGATTTTGAACTAGCTGGCTAGTGAGTGACTCCAAAGACTAGAAGTAGTGTGTCGCCTTCGGCAAAGTTGAACTACAAAATCATCTAGATTTTTATTTGATATATTCTTAGACCTTCTCTGAATGCTTTGAAGGCCCTGACGGTATGCAACCGCTACCAACTCACAAGCTATGATGTGTGTTTGACTACAACATTTTCTCCTGAACAACTGCACTACCCATGAGCCTCCTGACTGTCTCTCACCCTTGGACCGCCATGTCTATGAGACGAGTCATGCCACACTCTTGAAACATGGCATGCTGGGAACTCTCAGGGCCCAGGACCACATCAAACGCAAATGCCCTTTCCTGCCCCGACGCACCCACCTGGAGAGGGGGGGCGGAGAAAGGATGTGTGATTGAGGGTTGACTGAGTGAAAGGAGAgccaagggagagagggggtgtgagagagaaggaggagagagaaggatgagcgagagagagaagaggatgtgtgagagagaaggatgagagagagagagagagagagagaagaggatgtgtgagagagaaggatgagagagagagagagagagagagagagagaagaggatgtgtgagagagaaggatgagagaaggatgagagagagagagagagagagagagagagaagaggatgtgtgagagagaaggatgagagagagagagagaagaggatgtgtgagagagaaggatgagagagagagagaagaggatgtgtgagagagaaggatgagagagagagagagagagagagagaagtggatgtgtgagagagaaggatgagagagagagagagagagagagaagaggatgtgtgagagagaaggatgagagagagagagagagagagagaagaggatgtgtgagagagagaagaggatgtgtgagagagaaggatgagagagagagagagagagagagagaaagaagaggatgtgtgagagagaaggatgagagagagagagagaagaggatgtgtgagagagaaggatgag
It encodes:
- the LOC115153730 gene encoding kinesin-like protein KIF12, with amino-acid sequence MFQECGMTRLIDMAVQGFCCTVFAFGQTGSGKTYTITGPHSLFLEGSHDALLAGLMQRSLSYLLQLVGQSEEGFHLYASYLEIYNEQVHDLLNPCLPYSLAVRGSRTQGFYVENLSVVEFHNLDSFMRILEGGMQNRQSSSHSQNEHSSRSHSILTVHIKGMSTQGKLCVVDLAGSERVREGDSIEELLEETGNINRSLLTLGKCISSLVDPIKRNGHIPYRDSKLTKLLSDSLGGSGITLMIACVSPTLGNLQETLNTLRYSSRAKRIKNRPMVKRDLREKLVVSLQREICRLRQENLLLQQHLSSAHKTGAGGSGLEAKYSGSMSSSPQHAKDVAGIRTGSSCSETSLRSLLQELIRENDKLQ